In Fervidicoccaceae archaeon, the DNA window GACTGGGACCCTGACCACATCCGCTCCCAGGACCCTCAGGAAGACGTCGGAGGCTCTCTGGATCGTCTGCGGAATGAAGAGTTTGACCCTCGCCCCCAGCACGTTGCCTATCGCCGTCAGGGCTATCCCAGTATTCGTCGAGGTGGCCTCGTAGAGCGCGCCTCTCAGCGTCCCCTCTCTCAGCGCCCTCATCATCATGGACCAGCCTATCCTGTCCTTGACGCTATTGCTGAAGGGATTGTAGCACTCGAGCTTGGCCCAAGCTTGGACCTCGCCCGAGGAGAGGGACCTCAGCCTCACCAGCGGCGTGGGCCAGCCGCGATAAAGGAGCTCCAACGTGCTTTCATACACTCTGAGCCTGAGGCGCGGGCTCTGCTCCTCGGGCAGCCTCAGCCTCTCTAGCTCGACTGGCGAGATCCTCGGGAGCTCTCTGCGAAAACGCACATTGACCTCTTCCGGTGCGAGCTTGGGCCCGAGGAGAGCTGCTCTGGCTATCCTCGAGAGCGACGAGGGCTCGGCCTCCACGTCCGAGAGGTCCACCTCAATCGTAGGCGCGAGGTCCGCGGCCAATAGCTCCAGAGCGCGCAGGACTTCGAAGCCGCCCAGGACTATCATCGAGGAGCTCTCCGCGATCACGGGCTGATCGACCACGCCAGTTCCCACTATGGAGCGGTAGATGGGGAGAGCGCGGCTCAGGGGGACCTCGACGGGCGACTTGAGGGCCCGGATCGGCACCAGGGATGGTTTCGTCGACAACGATGGTCCCTCCACCGGAAGCACTCCAAGAGGTGAGGGCTCACAGCGTCTTCTCGCCGACCATTATTGGCGCGCATTTTTTCCTGAAGGTCATGCAAACGTCGCACATGTCGACGACTTTGCCCAAGTTAATGGCGTCGGCTACCCTTCTAATGATCTCGGAGGCCTCGTTGCTTTTCTCGATCTCGCTCAGACCGCGTATTCTCCTCTTGCCCTTGAGCACGTAGTTCAGCAGAGGCTGAGAGATCCCAACGAGCTTTGCAGCTTCGGTCTGGCTGTAGCCGTATTTGTTTATCAGCTCCTTGGCCACGGCGACTCTTATGGCGGTGGCGCACCTCTTCAGGTAGAGCTCGCAGAACGAGCGCGTGAGCATGTTCTCAGCTCTATTACTTGTCTTCTATTGTTCGAGCCTTATCTTAGTTATGGTCAGCTCGTAGCAGCCCTCTTTCTTTTTTACCTCGACTGAGCCGAGGCCTCCTTAGGCTACACACTCTCTGTTATGAGCTAGACGCATTCTTTCTCGTCTGTCAGAACCTTCAGAGCGTCGCCGTAGTCCATTCGAGCGAGTCTCCTCTCCTGACAACCTTGACGAGCGGAGCAGGGCATTCCTCGCCACGCAGGTCGAGCGTCTCCGTCGACCTCGACTCACCTACGCGGGGCTAATGCTCCTCAGTCTCGCGACGGCCCGCCGCAGGACGTCGAGCGCGTAGTCTACGTCCTCGTCCTCGTGATAGCGGGAGACCTTCATCAGCAGGCTACCGTGCGCTTCCTCGTGTCTCCTGCCTATGGCCAGCAGGACGTGGCTGGGCTCCAGGATCCTGCTGGTGCAGGCGCTCCCGCTCGATACGTAGACGCCATTTAAGCTGAGCTCTACGCTGAGCGCCTCGCCCTCTACTCTGAGGAAGCTCGCGTTGACGTTGTCCGGAGCTCTCTTCTCTCCGAGGGGACCGTTTACGAGGGTCTCGTCGATCGTCTCGAGGATCCCGCGCAGCATCTTGTCCCTGAGGGTCCTCATCTTCGACGCGTTGCCGTCGAGATCACGGAAGGCTAGCTCGATAGCGCGCTTGAAGCCAGCCACTAGGGGGACGTTCTCGACGCCGGGCCAGAGCTTCTCTCCACTGAGCTGCCCGCGGAGCGGAGACTCTAGGGATACCCCGGGCCGCGCGTAGAGCACCCCAACTCCCCGCGGCCCATGTATCTTGTGCGAGCTGAGCGTGAGCATGTCTACTCCAAGCTTCTCTACATCGATGGACAGCCTGCCGTATGCGTCGGCCGCGTCCATGTGGAAGACGGCATCGGGGTTCGCGCTCTTCACCACATCGACCAGTTCTTTGATCCTCTGGATCGTGCCTATTTCGTGGTTGACGAGTTGCACGCTGACCAACGCGACGTCTCTGCTCACGTAGTATTTGAGGATCTCGGGATCCACGAAGCCCTCGCCGTCGACAGGGACTCGGACCACCTTAGTCCCAAGAAGCTCCGAAGCCAGCTCCGCGGGGAATATGACGCTCAG includes these proteins:
- a CDS encoding pyridoxal-phosphate dependent enzyme; its protein translation is MSTKPSLVPIRALKSPVEVPLSRALPIYRSIVGTGVVDQPVIAESSSMIVLGGFEVLRALELLAADLAPTIEVDLSDVEAEPSSLSRIARAALLGPKLAPEEVNVRFRRELPRISPVELERLRLPEEQSPRLRLRVYESTLELLYRGWPTPLVRLRSLSSGEVQAWAKLECYNPFSNSVKDRIGWSMMMRALREGTLRGALYEATSTNTGIALTAIGNVLGARVKLFIPQTIQRASDVFLRVLGADVVRVPVNLTIEAVREVEEVSKRDGAVHLNQFENDANLEVHLKQTARELDEQLASVGLRPTHVIGGIGTSGHMSALALYFKSKYRDVKVVGVQPAVGETIPGIRRKETGMKWIHWVEFDEIVDVTQAEAIEGALRVARGDGLIVGLSSGAVVKAFEEVSRRDGPGAYVLIFPDSGFKYVEYFERHFTARERAPAGLC
- a CDS encoding helix-turn-helix domain-containing protein — its product is MLTRSFCELYLKRCATAIRVAVAKELINKYGYSQTEAAKLVGISQPLLNYVLKGKRRIRGLSEIEKSNEASEIIRRVADAINLGKVVDMCDVCMTFRKKCAPIMVGEKTL
- a CDS encoding cysteine desulfurase family protein → MASEKVRALLEAHGRPEREVYFDLENSGWVPREVIDAMLPYFNERGYGHPSITHRPGWEAQELLLSTKELIAETIGAESYEAINFTHSGTEANNLAVLGYLLANRKRGGRVLVSAVEHLSVIFPAELASELLGTKVVRVPVDGEGFVDPEILKYYVSRDVALVSVQLVNHEIGTIQRIKELVDVVKSANPDAVFHMDAADAYGRLSIDVEKLGVDMLTLSSHKIHGPRGVGVLYARPGVSLESPLRGQLSGEKLWPGVENVPLVAGFKRAIELAFRDLDGNASKMRTLRDKMLRGILETIDETLVNGPLGEKRAPDNVNASFLRVEGEALSVELSLNGVYVSSGSACTSRILEPSHVLLAIGRRHEEAHGSLLMKVSRYHEDEDVDYALDVLRRAVARLRSISPA